A part of Entelurus aequoreus isolate RoL-2023_Sb linkage group LG03, RoL_Eaeq_v1.1, whole genome shotgun sequence genomic DNA contains:
- the LOC133646563 gene encoding CD209 antigen-like protein 2 produces MENIQSQPEQEEETQVEQKSVKDFNRNRRSHAQKFQRVGAACGIPRHRLTVLLLGTLTAILLIAAVVIAIYCANANDDHLQTPHSAVSALIIERNYLRNHTGILKAEREAESAIVRQQTSLIQMKLQLKQQRRLSDVLQNKIEALQSEKANLQSKKNALEQSCGRCPAGWTLLKSTCYYFSLSDHDSKKNWPDSRANCLGRGGDLLVIDNLQEQVLVSENAPRTSSSSVLWWQNGYWMGLRVMGSQRTWMWINNTTEIETGYWRNDQPSSSGPQTGNCAAFLYYTDTTKVWYNGKCQEHLFNWICEMLAKPLE; encoded by the exons ATGGAGAACATTCAGTCGCAGCctgaacaagaagaagaaactcAAGTGGAACAAAAGAGTGTCAAAGATTTCAACAGAAATCGGCGTTCACATGCTCAGAAATTTCAACGAG TGGGAGCTGCATGTGGGATTCCACGCCACCGCTTAACTGTCCTGCTTCTGGGCACGCTCACTGCTATTCTGCTAATAGCGGCTGTTGTCATCGCCATTTACT GTGCCAATGCCAACGACGATCACCTTCAGACTCCTCATTCAGCTGTCTCTGCCCTTATCATCGAACGTAATTATCTCCGCAACCATACTGGCATCCTGAAAGCAGAGCGGGAGGCTGAGTCGGCAATAGTCAGGCAGCAGACAAGCCTCATTCAAATGAAGCTCCAACTGAAGCAGCAGAGGAGACTTAGTGACGTCCTTCAGAACAAGATTGAAGCGCTTCAAAGTGAAAAAGCAAATCTGCAGTCTAAAAAAAATGCTCTTG AGCAAAGCTGTGGCAGATGCCCTGCAGGATGGACTCTCCTTAAATCTACCTGCTATTATTTCTCTCTCTCTGACCACGACTCCAAGAAGAACTGGCCAGACAGCAGAGCAAACTGTCTTGGTCGAGGTGGAGACCTACTGGTGATCGATAACTTGCAGGAACAG GTACTTGTTAGCGAAAATGCTCCGAGAACAAGCTCCAGTTCAGTTTTATGGTGGCAGAACGGATATTGGATGGGCCTGCGAGTGATGGGGTCCCAGAGAACATGGATGTGGATAAACAATACGACTGAGATTGAAACAGG GTACTGGAGAAATGATCAGCCAAGCAGCAGTGGACCTCAGACTGGGAACTGTGCAGCTTTTCTTTACTATACCGACACCACCAAAGTATGGTATAATGGAAAGTGCCAGGAGCACCTGTTTAACTGGATATGCGAGATGCTGGCAAAGCCTTTAGAGTAG